The Pseudomonas iranensis genome includes a window with the following:
- a CDS encoding MFS transporter: protein MRINPPLVALAVGAFGIGVTEFAPMGMLPGIAADLGVSIPAAGLLVSAYALGVLLGAPLMTLTTGKIPRRYLLIGLMAIFTLGNLMSALATDYSSLMVARVITSLNHGAFFGVGSVVAASVVAPEKRAGAVAAMFMGLTLATIGGVPLAAWFGDLFGWRTAFWGITGLGVLTMIALWFALPNLKAEQGAGALAEIRVLGRGPVLAALALTVVGSSAMFTVFTYIAPILSSETHASAAFITAMLVLFGIGLTLGNMWGGKAADRSIDRTLIVSLSALIVVLLAFTVLMRWPLPAAVAILIWGIASFALVPPLQMRVMEAAKDAPNLASAVNIGAFNFGNAIGAALGGAVINAGLGYPAISLAGAAMAGLGLLMVLTFAWRSRASAAALA from the coding sequence ATGCGTATCAATCCACCACTTGTTGCACTCGCTGTCGGCGCCTTTGGCATCGGCGTCACCGAGTTCGCGCCGATGGGCATGTTGCCCGGCATCGCCGCCGATCTCGGCGTTTCCATTCCCGCTGCGGGGTTGTTGGTCAGTGCCTACGCCTTGGGCGTGCTGCTCGGCGCGCCGCTGATGACCCTGACCACCGGCAAGATCCCGCGGCGCTATCTGCTGATCGGGCTGATGGCGATTTTCACCTTGGGTAACCTGATGTCAGCGCTGGCCACCGATTACTCCAGCCTGATGGTCGCCCGAGTGATCACCTCGCTCAATCACGGTGCGTTCTTTGGGGTGGGCTCCGTGGTCGCCGCCAGCGTGGTCGCGCCGGAAAAACGTGCCGGCGCCGTGGCGGCGATGTTCATGGGCCTGACGTTGGCGACCATCGGCGGTGTGCCGCTGGCAGCCTGGTTTGGTGACCTGTTTGGCTGGCGCACGGCGTTCTGGGGCATTACCGGCCTCGGCGTGCTGACCATGATCGCCTTGTGGTTCGCCCTGCCCAATCTGAAAGCAGAGCAAGGCGCGGGGGCGCTGGCGGAAATTCGTGTGCTAGGCCGAGGTCCGGTACTGGCCGCGCTGGCCCTGACCGTGGTCGGCTCAAGCGCAATGTTCACTGTGTTCACTTACATCGCGCCAATTCTCAGCAGCGAAACCCACGCGTCCGCCGCGTTCATCACCGCCATGCTGGTGTTGTTCGGAATCGGTTTGACGCTGGGCAACATGTGGGGTGGCAAGGCTGCCGACCGTTCGATCGACCGCACCCTGATCGTGTCGCTGAGCGCATTGATTGTGGTGTTGCTGGCGTTCACGGTGCTGATGCGCTGGCCGCTGCCGGCCGCCGTGGCCATTCTGATCTGGGGTATCGCCAGCTTCGCTCTGGTGCCGCCGCTGCAGATGCGCGTGATGGAAGCGGCCAAAGACGCGCCGAATCTCGCTTCGGCGGTGAACATCGGCGCGTTCAATTTCGGCAACGCGATCGGCGCGGCGCTGGGTGGCGCGGTGATCAATGCCGGGCTGGGTTATCCGGCGATTTCCCTGGCCGGCGCGGCGATGGCTGGTCTGGGCCTGCTGATGGTGCTGACGTTCGCCTGGCGCTCCAGAGCCAGTGCCGCTGCGCTGGCGTAA
- a CDS encoding DUF6555 family protein — protein MSQTDLYMIKYRLHGVPKSFIIRAKLMNNAEAWQWASCDAGLTPIPKPGRPPLKRFSKPMAERFGVTDVQWHESKAVCWDEDLAI, from the coding sequence ATGAGCCAGACAGATTTGTACATGATCAAGTACCGACTTCACGGTGTGCCCAAATCCTTCATTATCCGCGCCAAATTGATGAACAACGCAGAAGCCTGGCAGTGGGCGAGTTGTGATGCCGGCTTGACGCCAATTCCCAAGCCAGGCCGGCCTCCATTGAAGCGCTTCTCGAAACCGATGGCCGAGCGATTCGGCGTCACCGACGTGCAATGGCACGAATCAAAGGCCGTGTGTTGGGACGAGGACCTGGCGATATGA
- a CDS encoding SDR family oxidoreductase yields MLNSGLTGKRVLVTGGTKGIGKAVVEWFLAEEAKVITSARQVDVEMPGALLVAADLSTREGCDLLIAAVEQQLGGVDIVIHVLGGSSAPGGGFAALDEEQWQRELNLNLLPAVRLDRALLPGMLERRDGVVIHVTSIQSRLPLPESTTAYAAAKAALSTYSKSLSKEVSPKGVRVVRVSPGWVETEASVALAERLAQEAGTDYQGGKDIIMQALGGIPLGRPSTPAEVAELIGLVASPRAASITGSEFVIDGGTIPTI; encoded by the coding sequence ATGCTGAATTCAGGATTGACTGGCAAGCGGGTCCTCGTCACTGGCGGCACCAAGGGAATCGGCAAAGCAGTGGTCGAGTGGTTCCTGGCCGAGGAGGCAAAGGTCATCACTTCGGCTCGGCAAGTGGATGTCGAAATGCCGGGCGCACTGCTGGTTGCGGCTGATCTTTCGACCCGGGAAGGTTGTGACCTACTCATCGCTGCGGTCGAACAGCAACTGGGCGGCGTCGACATAGTGATCCATGTTCTGGGTGGCTCGTCGGCCCCCGGTGGTGGTTTTGCAGCGCTGGACGAGGAGCAGTGGCAACGCGAGCTCAATCTGAATTTGCTGCCAGCGGTGCGCCTCGATCGCGCCCTGCTCCCAGGCATGCTCGAGCGCCGGGATGGCGTGGTGATCCATGTCACCTCCATCCAGAGTCGACTGCCACTGCCGGAATCCACCACAGCGTACGCGGCGGCCAAGGCTGCGCTGTCGACCTACAGCAAGAGCCTGTCGAAAGAGGTGTCGCCCAAAGGGGTCCGTGTGGTTCGGGTTTCCCCGGGCTGGGTCGAAACCGAAGCTTCGGTGGCATTGGCCGAGCGACTCGCGCAGGAGGCAGGCACTGACTATCAGGGTGGCAAGGACATCATCATGCAAGCCTTGGGCGGTATCCCGCTCGGCCGCCCATCGACGCCAGCAGAAGTGGCTGAGCTGATCGGGTTAGTGGCGTCGCCGCGAGCGGCGTCGATCACAGGAAGTGAATTTGTGATCGACGGCGGGACCATCCCGACAATCTAG
- a CDS encoding LysR family transcriptional regulator, translating to MDFNGRSGEMSVFVTVAQEGSLSAAARALGLTPSAVSRIIARAEQRLGTRLLLRTTRALTFTAEGEAFLRGARRILADMDEVEGAITDQGVPKGRLRVSAALGHGRLTIVPLVAAFTARYPNIVVDLSLGDEVVDILAGQADVAIRFGHLPDSPLTARRLGHTGQVVVASPDYLQRHGTPQQPEDLLKHNCLRFNFRRAEANWPFIRDGKEFSLKVSGNIECSSGEALAQFARLGAGVARIGEFTVREDLQRGTLIPLLQTFNPGDEEPIHAVFVGGAAMPVRVRLFVDFLLEQHRM from the coding sequence ATGGACTTCAACGGCAGGTCAGGGGAAATGAGTGTGTTCGTCACCGTGGCGCAGGAGGGCAGCCTCTCAGCGGCTGCGCGTGCGCTGGGGCTGACGCCTTCGGCGGTCAGTCGGATCATCGCCCGCGCCGAACAACGACTCGGCACTCGTCTGTTGCTGCGCACCACCCGCGCGCTGACGTTTACCGCCGAGGGCGAGGCCTTCCTGCGCGGTGCCCGGCGAATTCTTGCCGACATGGACGAAGTGGAAGGGGCCATTACCGATCAAGGCGTACCCAAGGGCCGCTTGCGTGTCAGTGCCGCCCTTGGCCATGGACGGCTGACCATTGTGCCACTGGTCGCAGCCTTCACTGCCCGTTACCCGAACATCGTCGTTGACCTCAGCCTTGGCGACGAAGTAGTCGACATCCTTGCCGGTCAGGCGGACGTCGCCATCCGCTTCGGCCATCTGCCCGACAGCCCGTTGACCGCACGCCGGCTCGGCCACACCGGCCAGGTCGTGGTGGCATCGCCCGACTATCTGCAACGTCATGGCACGCCTCAGCAACCCGAAGACCTGCTCAAGCACAACTGCCTGCGCTTCAACTTCCGCCGCGCCGAAGCCAACTGGCCGTTTATCCGCGACGGCAAGGAGTTCTCGCTGAAAGTCAGCGGCAACATCGAATGCAGCAGCGGCGAAGCACTGGCCCAGTTCGCCAGGCTCGGCGCAGGCGTTGCGCGCATTGGCGAGTTCACCGTCAGGGAAGACTTGCAGCGCGGCACGCTGATCCCGCTGCTGCAAACGTTTAACCCGGGCGATGAGGAGCCGATTCATGCGGTGTTCGTCGGCGGCGCGGCGATGCCGGTGCGGGTGCGGTTGTTTGTGGATTTTTTGCTGGAGCAGCATCGGATGTAA
- the xylA gene encoding xylose isomerase, whose translation MQYFPNIEPVRYEGPNSDSPLAFRHYDADKLILGKPMREHLRMAACYWHTFVWPGSDVFGAGTFKRPWQRSGEPMELAIGKAQAAFEFFSKLGIDYYCFHDTDVAPEGNSLKEYREHFAQMVDRLEQHQEQSGIKLLWGTANCFSNPRFAAGAASNPDPEVFACAAAQVFSAMNATHRLKGSNYVLWGGREGYETLLNTDLKREREQLGRFMRMVVEHKHKIGFTGDLLIEPKPQEPTKHQYDYDSATVFGFLQQYGLEKEIKVNIEANHATLAGHSFHHEIATAASLGIFGSIDANRGDPQNGWDTDQFPNSVEEMTLATYEILKAGGFKNGGFNFDSKVRRQSLDEIDLFHGHVGAMDVLALSLERAAAMVENDQLQVLKDQRYAGWRQPFGQAVMAGDFNLESLAEHAFSNELNPQAVSGRQEMLENIVNRYLYR comes from the coding sequence ATGCAGTATTTCCCCAATATCGAGCCGGTTCGCTACGAAGGCCCGAACAGTGATTCGCCCCTCGCATTCCGTCACTACGACGCCGACAAGCTGATCCTCGGCAAACCCATGCGCGAACACCTGCGCATGGCCGCCTGCTACTGGCACACCTTCGTCTGGCCGGGCTCCGATGTGTTCGGTGCCGGCACCTTCAAACGCCCATGGCAACGCAGTGGCGAACCGATGGAACTGGCCATCGGCAAAGCTCAAGCCGCATTCGAGTTCTTCAGCAAACTGGGCATCGATTACTACTGCTTTCACGACACGGACGTCGCCCCAGAAGGCAACTCGCTGAAGGAGTACCGCGAACACTTCGCGCAAATGGTCGATCGCCTCGAACAGCATCAGGAACAAAGCGGCATCAAGTTGCTCTGGGGCACCGCCAACTGCTTCAGCAATCCGCGTTTCGCCGCCGGTGCCGCGAGCAATCCCGATCCGGAAGTGTTCGCCTGCGCCGCCGCGCAAGTGTTCAGCGCAATGAATGCCACCCATCGGCTCAAGGGTTCCAACTACGTGCTGTGGGGCGGTCGTGAAGGTTACGAAACTCTGCTCAATACCGACTTGAAACGCGAGCGCGAACAACTCGGGCGTTTCATGCGCATGGTGGTCGAGCACAAGCACAAGATCGGTTTCACCGGTGACCTGCTGATCGAGCCCAAGCCGCAGGAGCCGACCAAGCACCAGTACGATTACGACAGCGCCACGGTGTTCGGCTTCCTCCAGCAGTACGGTCTGGAGAAGGAAATCAAGGTCAACATCGAGGCCAACCACGCGACCCTGGCCGGCCATAGCTTTCATCACGAAATTGCCACTGCCGCCTCGCTGGGGATTTTCGGCAGCATCGACGCCAACCGTGGCGATCCGCAAAACGGCTGGGACACCGACCAGTTCCCCAACAGCGTCGAAGAAATGACCTTGGCGACCTATGAAATCCTCAAGGCCGGCGGTTTCAAGAATGGCGGTTTCAATTTCGACTCCAAGGTGCGCCGGCAGAGCCTCGACGAGATCGACCTGTTCCACGGCCACGTTGGCGCCATGGACGTTCTGGCCTTGTCGCTGGAACGCGCCGCCGCGATGGTCGAGAACGATCAACTGCAAGTGCTCAAGGACCAACGCTACGCCGGCTGGCGTCAGCCGTTCGGGCAAGCGGTGATGGCGGGCGACTTCAATCTCGAGTCGCTGGCCGAGCACGCGTTCAGCAACGAGTTGAACCCGCAAGCCGTCAGCGGCCGCCAGGAAATGCTCGAAAACATCGTCAACCGTTACCTGTATCGCTGA
- the xylG gene encoding D-xylose ABC transporter ATP-binding protein has protein sequence MSDYLLQMNGIVKTFGGVKALNGIDIKVRPGECVGLCGENGAGKSTLMKILSAVYPHGTWDGEILWDGQPLRAQSISETEAAGIVIIHQELTLVPDLSVAENIFMGHELTLPGGRMNYPAMIHRAEALMRELKVPDMNVSLPVSQYGGGYQQLVEIAKALNKQARLLILDEPSSALSRSEIEVLLDIIRDLKAKGVACVYISHKLDEVAAVCDTISVIRDGKHIATTAMADMDIPQIITQMVGREMSNLYPSEPHEIGEVIFEARHITCYDVDNPKRKRVDDISFSLKRGEILGIAGLVGAGRTELVTALFGAYPGRHEGEVWLDGRPIDTRTPLKAIRAGLCLVPEDRKRQGIIPDLGVGQNITLAVLESYSKMTRIDAEAELGCIDREISRLHLKTASPSLPITSLSGGNQQKAVLAKMLLAKPRVLILDEPTRGVDVGAKYEIYKLMGALAAEGVSIIMVSSELAEVLGVSDRVLVIGEGQLRGDFVNHELTQEQVLAAALSQPGSHNNNDRKTA, from the coding sequence ATGTCCGACTATCTGCTGCAAATGAACGGCATCGTCAAAACCTTCGGCGGTGTCAAAGCGCTCAACGGCATCGACATCAAGGTCCGGCCCGGTGAATGCGTGGGCCTGTGCGGCGAGAATGGCGCCGGCAAGTCGACGCTGATGAAGATCCTTTCGGCGGTCTATCCCCATGGCACCTGGGACGGCGAAATCCTCTGGGACGGGCAGCCGCTCCGGGCGCAGTCGATCAGCGAAACCGAAGCCGCCGGCATCGTCATCATCCATCAGGAACTGACCCTGGTGCCGGACTTGTCGGTGGCGGAAAACATCTTCATGGGCCATGAGCTGACGCTGCCGGGCGGGCGCATGAACTACCCGGCGATGATCCACCGCGCCGAAGCGTTGATGCGTGAATTGAAAGTGCCGGACATGAACGTGTCGCTGCCGGTTTCGCAGTACGGCGGCGGTTATCAGCAACTGGTGGAAATCGCCAAGGCCCTGAACAAACAGGCGCGTCTGCTGATTCTCGACGAGCCCTCCTCGGCCCTGAGCCGTTCGGAAATCGAAGTGCTGCTCGACATCATCCGCGACCTCAAGGCCAAGGGCGTCGCCTGCGTCTACATCTCGCACAAACTCGATGAAGTCGCCGCCGTGTGCGACACCATTTCGGTGATCCGCGACGGCAAACACATCGCCACCACCGCCATGGCCGACATGGACATTCCGCAGATCATCACGCAGATGGTCGGGCGCGAAATGAGCAACCTTTATCCGAGCGAGCCGCATGAGATTGGCGAGGTGATTTTCGAGGCGCGTCACATCACTTGCTACGACGTCGACAACCCCAAGCGCAAACGGGTCGACGACATTTCCTTCAGCCTCAAGCGCGGCGAGATCCTCGGCATTGCCGGGCTGGTCGGGGCCGGCCGCACCGAACTGGTCACCGCACTGTTCGGCGCTTACCCCGGCCGTCACGAAGGCGAAGTCTGGCTAGACGGCCGACCGATCGACACGCGCACGCCGCTGAAAGCGATCCGCGCCGGCCTGTGCCTGGTGCCCGAAGATCGCAAGCGTCAGGGCATCATTCCCGATCTCGGTGTCGGTCAGAACATCACCCTCGCCGTGCTCGAGAGCTATTCGAAAATGACCCGCATCGATGCCGAAGCCGAGCTGGGCTGCATCGACCGGGAAATCTCCCGTCTGCATCTGAAGACCGCAAGTCCGTCCCTGCCGATCACCAGCCTGTCGGGCGGTAACCAGCAGAAAGCCGTTCTGGCGAAAATGCTGCTGGCCAAACCGCGCGTACTGATTCTCGACGAGCCGACCCGAGGCGTGGACGTCGGCGCCAAGTATGAGATCTACAAGTTGATGGGCGCGCTGGCCGCCGAAGGCGTGTCGATCATCATGGTTTCGTCGGAACTGGCCGAAGTGCTTGGCGTGTCCGACCGCGTGCTGGTGATCGGCGAGGGCCAATTGCGCGGCGACTTCGTCAACCATGAACTGACCCAGGAACAGGTACTCGCCGCCGCCCTCAGTCAGCCGGGCAGCCATAACAATAATGATCGGAAAACCGCGTAA
- a CDS encoding sugar ABC transporter permease: MNQVKQLFTRYKMLALVFAVVLIWLFFSWQTEGGFLTPRNLSNLLRQMSITGILACGMVLVIISGEIDLSVGSLLGLLGGLAAILDVVYHIPLLANLSLVALCGLMIGLANGYMAAYLRIPSFIVGLGGMLAFRGILLGITGGTTIAPVSPELVYVGQGYLPHAIGTGLGIVLFVLTIFLTWKQRRNRALHGLAAHSLVRDVVRVLVIGAVLAGFVQTLNSYGGIPVPVLLLLILLGVFSYVTSQTVFGRRVYSVGSNMEATRLSGINVQAVKLWIFGIMGVMCALAGVVNTARLAAGSPSAGSMGELDAIAACFIGGTSMRGGSGTVYGALLGALVITSLDNGMSMLDVDSYWQMIVKGSILVLAVWVDVSTRTARR; the protein is encoded by the coding sequence ATGAATCAGGTCAAACAACTGTTCACCCGCTACAAGATGCTCGCGCTGGTATTTGCCGTGGTGCTGATCTGGCTGTTCTTCAGCTGGCAGACCGAGGGCGGCTTCCTCACTCCGCGCAACCTTTCCAACCTGCTGCGGCAGATGTCGATCACCGGCATCCTCGCCTGCGGCATGGTGCTGGTTATCATCAGCGGCGAGATCGATTTGTCGGTGGGCTCATTGCTCGGCCTGCTCGGCGGCCTCGCGGCGATACTCGACGTGGTCTATCACATTCCGCTGCTGGCGAATCTGAGCCTGGTCGCCCTGTGCGGCCTGATGATCGGCCTCGCCAACGGCTACATGGCGGCGTACTTGCGCATACCGTCATTTATCGTCGGCCTCGGTGGTATGTTGGCGTTTCGCGGCATTTTGCTGGGGATCACCGGCGGCACCACCATCGCCCCGGTATCGCCGGAGCTGGTCTACGTCGGCCAGGGTTATCTGCCCCACGCGATCGGCACCGGTCTGGGGATTGTGCTGTTCGTGCTGACGATTTTTCTGACCTGGAAGCAGCGACGCAATCGCGCCTTGCATGGCCTGGCGGCGCATTCGCTGGTGCGTGATGTTGTGCGCGTGCTGGTGATCGGCGCGGTGCTGGCGGGTTTTGTTCAGACCCTCAATAGCTATGGCGGCATTCCCGTGCCGGTGCTGCTGTTGCTGATTCTGCTCGGCGTGTTCAGCTACGTCACCAGCCAGACCGTGTTCGGCCGCCGGGTCTATTCGGTCGGCAGCAACATGGAAGCCACGCGCCTGTCAGGCATCAATGTGCAGGCGGTCAAGCTGTGGATTTTCGGCATCATGGGCGTGATGTGCGCCCTCGCCGGCGTGGTCAACACCGCACGCCTCGCCGCCGGCTCACCGTCCGCCGGCAGCATGGGCGAGCTCGACGCCATCGCCGCCTGCTTCATCGGCGGCACCTCCATGCGCGGCGGCTCCGGCACCGTCTACGGCGCCCTCCTCGGCGCACTGGTGATTACCAGCCTGGATAACGGCATGTCCATGCTCGACGTGGATAGCTACTGGCAGATGATCGTCAAGGGCAGCATTCTGGTCTTAGCGGTCTGGGTGGATGTGAGTACGCGCACGGCGCGGCGTTGA
- the xylF gene encoding D-xylose ABC transporter substrate-binding protein, giving the protein MKNLKRTLLASALALLALPVMADATHPKIGFSIDDLRLERWSRDRDYFVAAAEKMDAKVFVQSADANEQKQISQIENLISRGVDVIVIVPFNATVLTNAVAEAKKAGIKVVSYDRLILNADVDAYISFDNEKVGEMQAGGVLKAAPKGNYFLLGGAPTDNNAKILREGQMKVLQPAIDKGDIKIVGQQWVKEWNPTEALSIVENALTRNDNKIDGIVASNDATAGGAIQALAAQQLAGKVPISGQDADLAAVKRVIAGTQTMTVYKPLKLIASEAAKLSVQLARNEKPAYTSQYDNGSKKVDTILLTPTPLTKDNIDLLEQDGFYTKAQIAGQ; this is encoded by the coding sequence ATGAAGAACTTGAAACGTACGCTGTTGGCCAGTGCCCTGGCGTTGTTGGCCCTGCCGGTAATGGCCGACGCCACCCACCCGAAAATCGGTTTCTCCATTGACGATCTGCGTCTGGAACGCTGGTCGCGCGATCGCGATTACTTCGTCGCGGCGGCAGAAAAAATGGACGCCAAAGTCTTCGTGCAATCGGCGGACGCCAACGAGCAGAAGCAGATTTCGCAGATCGAAAACCTCATCTCTCGTGGCGTCGATGTGATCGTCATCGTGCCGTTCAACGCCACGGTGCTGACCAATGCGGTGGCCGAAGCGAAGAAAGCCGGGATCAAAGTGGTGTCTTACGACCGGCTGATTCTCAACGCCGATGTCGACGCCTATATCTCCTTCGATAACGAAAAGGTCGGCGAGATGCAGGCCGGCGGCGTGCTGAAAGCGGCGCCCAAGGGCAATTACTTCTTGCTGGGTGGCGCGCCCACCGACAACAACGCCAAGATCCTCCGTGAAGGCCAGATGAAGGTGCTGCAACCGGCCATCGACAAGGGTGATATCAAGATCGTCGGCCAGCAGTGGGTCAAGGAATGGAACCCGACCGAAGCGCTGAGCATCGTTGAGAACGCCCTGACCCGTAACGACAACAAAATCGACGGCATCGTCGCCTCCAACGACGCCACCGCTGGCGGTGCCATCCAGGCACTGGCCGCGCAGCAGCTGGCCGGCAAGGTGCCGATTTCCGGTCAGGACGCCGACCTCGCAGCAGTCAAACGCGTGATCGCCGGCACGCAAACCATGACCGTGTACAAACCGCTGAAACTCATCGCCTCCGAAGCAGCCAAGCTCTCGGTGCAACTGGCGCGCAACGAAAAACCGGCCTACACCTCGCAGTACGACAACGGCAGCAAGAAAGTCGACACCATCCTGCTCACGCCAACGCCGTTGACCAAGGACAACATCGACTTGCTCGAACAGGACGGCTTCTACACCAAGGCGCAGATTGCCGGGCAGTGA
- a CDS encoding XylR family transcriptional regulator — MKSLPPVHRIALLFNGSKIYDRGIISGIGNYLSSTRASWDLFLEEDFLCRLKGIERWQGDGIIADFDDPLIGEALADIHLPVVAVGGSYEDARAYPKAIPYVATDNNALITLAYSHLVEAGLQRFACFSLPEAQANRWAQEREKAFRKLMQRDGLHAEIYRGMGTSAPLWDSAVEQLIAWLHSLPKPIGIIAVSDARARQLLQACLTAGIAVPEQVALIGIDNDPLTRSLTRVPLSSVIQGTETMGRTAAQLLHQMLHGMPSTGTQILIPPDAVNVQVSSLHQSLGNPYVMQALLFIRQYACQGIKTAQVAAYVGVSRSSLEAHFRAERGCSVHDEILRFKLAAATSGLKNTDAAIADIAQACGFKSAQYLHTVFRREFGCTPREYQQGGA, encoded by the coding sequence ATGAAGAGCCTACCGCCCGTGCACCGCATCGCCCTGTTGTTCAACGGCAGCAAGATCTACGACCGTGGCATCATCAGCGGCATTGGCAACTACCTGAGCAGCACCCGCGCTTCCTGGGACCTGTTTCTGGAAGAGGATTTTCTCTGCCGCCTGAAAGGCATCGAGCGCTGGCAGGGCGACGGGATCATTGCCGACTTCGACGATCCGCTGATTGGCGAGGCGCTGGCCGACATTCATTTGCCGGTGGTGGCGGTGGGCGGTTCCTACGAGGATGCTCGCGCTTATCCGAAAGCGATTCCCTATGTCGCCACCGATAACAACGCATTGATCACCCTGGCTTACTCGCATCTGGTCGAGGCGGGGTTGCAGCGCTTTGCCTGTTTCAGCCTGCCGGAAGCGCAGGCCAATCGCTGGGCGCAGGAGCGGGAAAAGGCCTTTCGCAAACTGATGCAACGAGACGGCCTGCACGCCGAGATCTATCGCGGCATGGGCACCAGCGCGCCGCTGTGGGACAGCGCCGTCGAACAACTGATCGCCTGGCTGCACAGCCTGCCGAAACCGATCGGCATCATCGCCGTCAGCGACGCCCGCGCCCGGCAGTTGCTGCAAGCCTGCCTGACCGCCGGCATTGCCGTGCCCGAGCAGGTCGCGCTGATCGGCATCGATAACGACCCGCTGACCCGCAGCCTGACTCGCGTACCGCTGAGTTCAGTGATTCAGGGCACCGAAACCATGGGCCGCACCGCTGCGCAATTGCTGCACCAGATGCTCCACGGCATGCCGTCCACCGGCACGCAGATTCTGATTCCGCCGGACGCGGTCAACGTGCAGGTGTCGAGCCTGCACCAATCGCTGGGCAATCCCTACGTCATGCAAGCGCTGCTGTTCATCCGCCAATATGCCTGTCAGGGCATCAAGACCGCGCAAGTGGCGGCGTATGTCGGGGTGTCGCGCTCATCGCTGGAAGCGCATTTCCGCGCCGAGCGCGGTTGCAGCGTGCATGACGAGATTCTGCGTTTCAAACTGGCGGCGGCTACCAGCGGTTTGAAGAACACCGATGCGGCGATTGCCGACATTGCCCAGGCCTGCGGCTTCAAGTCTGCGCAATATCTGCACACGGTGTTCCGTCGCGAGTTCGGCTGCACGCCCCGCGAATATCAGCAGGGCGGGGCGTAG
- a CDS encoding isochorismatase family protein: protein MLTDVCVMSSLFDAYQHDFQISLVADACSATTEGAHYSALFILSNWLYGLELFTTEQLSRRWNNEPATSLRTAEPDHLAFQPDEFPQVVARFQRRLVDAC from the coding sequence GTGCTGACGGATGTGTGTGTCATGAGCAGTCTGTTCGACGCCTATCAGCACGACTTCCAGATCAGCCTTGTCGCTGACGCCTGTAGTGCGACTACAGAGGGAGCGCATTACTCGGCACTGTTCATCCTTTCCAACTGGCTGTACGGGCTGGAGCTCTTCACCACCGAGCAGTTGTCGAGACGCTGGAACAACGAGCCGGCAACATCGCTTCGAACCGCAGAACCCGATCACCTCGCCTTCCAGCCAGATGAATTCCCACAAGTCGTAGCGCGCTTTCAACGCCGCCTCGTCGACGCCTGCTGA
- a CDS encoding LysR family transcriptional regulator has translation MVQDRLALNELDAVIAVARRGSFRQAAIDLDVSTTALSNTIAQLEARLESRLFNRTTRSVAITEAGRVFLEQVGPALQDLRAALDAVRSQNAGPSGTLRINAFASAARSALLPLVIEFLQQHPKVHIDLVTEGRLVDIVADGFDFGVRSAGLVPNDVIVVPVGPPQRYAVVGSPAYFEQQGKPRTPSDLPGHRCIRVRLPNGAIFPWYFERDGEVIRLDVSGPLTLDESSVVKVAVQADMGLGFFMEQDVRDEIRSGEFVQVLEDWTPPRDRLCLYYPNRRNPSAAARAFIELARASQA, from the coding sequence ATGGTTCAGGATCGCTTGGCCCTCAATGAACTGGACGCCGTCATAGCCGTGGCGCGAAGGGGGTCGTTTCGCCAGGCCGCCATTGATCTCGACGTCTCCACCACCGCGCTGAGCAACACCATTGCGCAACTGGAAGCGCGCCTCGAATCGCGCCTGTTCAACCGCACCACCCGCAGCGTCGCCATCACCGAAGCGGGGAGAGTGTTTCTCGAACAGGTGGGGCCAGCCTTGCAGGATTTGCGTGCGGCACTCGACGCAGTGCGCTCGCAGAACGCCGGGCCCTCGGGCACGTTGCGCATCAACGCCTTCGCCAGTGCTGCGCGTTCGGCGTTGCTGCCACTGGTGATCGAGTTTTTGCAGCAGCATCCGAAAGTCCATATTGACCTTGTAACCGAAGGCCGGCTGGTGGATATCGTGGCTGACGGCTTCGATTTCGGCGTGCGCTCGGCAGGCCTGGTGCCCAACGACGTGATTGTGGTCCCCGTAGGGCCGCCGCAGCGGTACGCAGTGGTCGGTTCGCCAGCGTACTTTGAACAACAGGGCAAACCGCGCACGCCGTCCGATCTGCCCGGGCATCGATGCATCCGCGTGCGACTGCCGAACGGGGCGATTTTCCCTTGGTATTTCGAGCGCGACGGCGAAGTCATTCGTCTGGATGTAAGCGGGCCGCTGACCCTGGATGAATCGAGCGTGGTCAAGGTGGCGGTGCAGGCGGATATGGGGCTGGGCTTTTTCATGGAGCAGGACGTTCGTGACGAAATCCGCAGCGGCGAGTTCGTGCAGGTACTCGAGGACTGGACCCCGCCCCGAGACAGGTTGTGCCTGTACTACCCGAACCGCCGCAATCCCTCTGCGGCCGCCAGGGCATTCATAGAGTTGGCGCGCGCCAGTCAGGCTTGA